In a genomic window of Longimicrobium terrae:
- a CDS encoding TPM domain-containing protein produces MGYVNDFANVIPPADETAIGQVIEEVRQKSGGEIVVVTLPSLDGRPASEVARELGREWQIGKAGQPGDRARNTGAVVLVSMNDRKWRVETGIGTNTFITAAETGRIGRDLLVPQLAAGNPGRGILLAVSALADEYARNFGFERTGGTAVAPQNDPRADPGAQRGRRGGGGGNGFFIILVIIVIILMMRGGGGGGGRRRRGYGGPVIIPFPIGGGGGWGGGGWGGGGGGGGGGFGGFGGGGGFGGGGSGGDW; encoded by the coding sequence GTGGGCTACGTAAACGACTTCGCCAACGTCATTCCGCCCGCGGATGAGACCGCCATCGGGCAGGTGATTGAGGAAGTGCGGCAGAAGTCCGGCGGCGAAATCGTCGTCGTCACTCTGCCCTCGCTGGACGGCCGGCCCGCCAGCGAGGTGGCGCGGGAACTGGGCCGCGAGTGGCAGATCGGCAAGGCCGGGCAGCCGGGCGACCGGGCGCGCAACACCGGCGCGGTGGTGCTGGTTTCCATGAACGACCGCAAGTGGCGGGTGGAAACGGGAATCGGCACCAATACCTTCATCACGGCGGCGGAAACCGGGCGCATCGGCCGCGACCTGCTGGTGCCGCAGCTGGCGGCCGGCAACCCGGGGCGCGGAATCCTGCTTGCGGTGAGCGCCCTGGCCGACGAGTATGCGCGCAACTTCGGCTTCGAGCGCACCGGCGGAACCGCGGTGGCGCCGCAGAACGATCCGCGCGCGGACCCGGGTGCGCAGCGGGGCCGGCGTGGAGGCGGGGGCGGCAACGGCTTCTTCATCATCCTCGTCATCATCGTCATCATTCTGATGATGAGGGGCGGCGGCGGGGGCGGTGGCCGGCGCCGGCGCGGATACGGCGGGCCCGTCATCATCCCCTTCCCCATTGGAGGCGGCGGTGGATGGGGTGGCGGCGGATGGGGCGGGGGAGGCGGAGGCGGGGGTGGTGGTTTCGGCGGGTTCGGAGGTGGGGGTGGATTCGGGGGCGGCGGATCGGGAGGAGACTGGTGA
- a CDS encoding LemA family protein: MSMILHPVLEMTKMRITRSVIAFTLALSLGGCGYNRIQELDEAAERSKSDIGVALQNRNQLIPNLVATVKGAAEFERGTYTDVAKARAGQSVAAAEQQLAQTQQQLNQAVQSRDVAQMQKADDAVRAQIGTFINVAREAYPNLSATKNFQGLQDQLAESENKIAVARQDYNQSVQQYNTYIRSFPQVITARASGAKRKEPYQAPANAEQAPNVDFGAGK; the protein is encoded by the coding sequence ATGAGCATGATCCTTCATCCTGTTCTGGAGATGACCAAGATGCGCATTACCCGGAGCGTGATTGCGTTCACACTGGCGCTTTCGCTGGGCGGATGCGGCTACAACCGCATCCAGGAACTGGACGAGGCCGCCGAACGCTCCAAGAGCGACATCGGCGTGGCGCTGCAGAACCGCAACCAGCTGATTCCCAACCTGGTGGCCACCGTCAAGGGCGCGGCCGAGTTTGAGCGGGGCACGTACACTGACGTGGCCAAGGCGCGGGCCGGGCAGAGCGTGGCCGCCGCCGAGCAGCAGCTGGCGCAGACGCAGCAGCAGCTGAACCAGGCGGTGCAGAGCCGCGACGTGGCGCAGATGCAGAAGGCCGACGACGCGGTCCGCGCGCAGATCGGCACCTTCATCAACGTGGCGCGCGAGGCGTACCCCAACCTGTCGGCCACCAAGAACTTCCAGGGGCTGCAGGACCAGCTGGCGGAGAGCGAAAACAAGATCGCCGTGGCCCGGCAGGACTACAACCAGTCGGTGCAGCAGTACAACACGTACATCCGCTCGTTTCCGCAGGTGATTACCGCGCGGGCGAGCGGGGCCAAGCGCAAGGAGCCGTACCAGGCCCCCGCGAACGCCGAGCAGGCGCCCAACGTGGACTTCGGCGCAGGCAAGTAG
- the metG gene encoding methionine--tRNA ligase, whose product MSRFYLTTAIDYANGDPHLGHAFEKIGADTIARYHRLIGDEVRFCMGMDEHGQKVAQTAAARGVDPQTLVDELAGRFAEMWKRLNISNDRWVRTTDAHHRRGVRALIERALERSPGDFYEKSYEGWYCVGCELFKRENEIQDGHCVLHPTRELQWTEERNWFFRLTNYQDFLRAHFDANPDFLRPASRRNEILALMDSGLEDISITRARLSWAIPFPRPTSDGVEQGTWVWFDALPNYLTDTGYPDADWEAWWPAQLHVVGKDITRLHAVIWPAMLQSAGLPLPEGVWGHGFVTLGGEKFSKSSGVSLELDEAITRFGPDAFRFFLLREVPWDSDGAFSWERFTDRYTSELANGLGNLASRATSMIGKYHDGVVPASSLEASADIADAVRRYRAAMDAHLLHTGAEVAFEVVRTANALVAEKQPWKMAKDPALAGELDVVLATMVRYLAASAVLLSPFMPAKTAELWARLGSGRDSLAALDELAALDVSGWKVQPEGILFPRPEAVAAA is encoded by the coding sequence GTGAGCCGGTTTTATCTGACCACGGCGATCGACTACGCCAACGGCGATCCGCACCTGGGCCACGCCTTTGAAAAGATCGGCGCGGACACGATCGCCCGGTACCACCGGCTGATCGGGGACGAGGTCCGCTTCTGCATGGGGATGGACGAGCACGGACAGAAGGTGGCGCAGACCGCGGCCGCCCGCGGCGTGGATCCCCAGACGCTGGTGGACGAGCTGGCCGGCCGCTTCGCCGAGATGTGGAAGCGGCTGAACATCAGCAACGACCGCTGGGTGCGCACCACCGACGCGCACCACCGCCGCGGCGTGCGCGCCCTCATCGAACGCGCCCTGGAGCGCAGCCCCGGCGACTTCTACGAGAAGTCGTACGAAGGCTGGTACTGCGTGGGGTGCGAGCTGTTCAAGCGGGAAAACGAGATCCAGGACGGGCACTGTGTCCTGCATCCCACGCGCGAGCTGCAGTGGACGGAGGAGCGCAACTGGTTCTTCCGGCTGACCAACTACCAGGACTTCCTGCGCGCGCACTTTGACGCGAATCCGGACTTTCTGCGTCCGGCGTCGCGTCGCAACGAGATCCTGGCGCTGATGGATTCGGGGCTGGAAGACATTTCCATCACCCGCGCGCGGCTGTCGTGGGCCATCCCCTTTCCCCGCCCCACGTCCGACGGTGTGGAACAGGGGACGTGGGTGTGGTTCGACGCGCTCCCCAACTACCTGACGGACACGGGCTACCCGGACGCGGACTGGGAGGCGTGGTGGCCGGCGCAGCTGCACGTGGTGGGCAAGGACATCACGCGGCTGCACGCCGTCATCTGGCCGGCGATGCTGCAATCCGCGGGGCTGCCGCTGCCGGAGGGCGTGTGGGGCCATGGCTTCGTGACGCTCGGGGGCGAAAAGTTCAGCAAGTCCAGCGGCGTGTCGCTTGAGCTGGATGAGGCGATCACCCGCTTCGGCCCGGATGCGTTCCGCTTCTTTCTGCTGCGCGAAGTGCCGTGGGATTCCGACGGCGCGTTCAGCTGGGAGCGCTTTACCGACCGGTACACGTCTGAGTTGGCGAACGGGCTGGGCAACCTGGCCAGCCGCGCGACCTCCATGATCGGCAAGTACCACGACGGCGTGGTGCCCGCGTCGTCGCTGGAAGCTTCGGCCGACATCGCGGACGCGGTGCGGCGGTACCGCGCGGCCATGGACGCCCACCTGCTGCACACGGGGGCCGAGGTGGCGTTCGAGGTGGTGCGCACGGCCAACGCGCTGGTGGCGGAAAAGCAGCCGTGGAAGATGGCCAAGGACCCGGCTCTGGCCGGCGAACTGGACGTGGTGCTGGCGACGATGGTGCGCTACCTGGCGGCTTCGGCGGTGCTGCTGTCGCCCTTCATGCCGGCGAAGACCGCGGAGCTGTGGGCGCGCCTGGGCTCCGGCCGCGATTCGCTCGCGGCGCTGGACGAGCTTGCGGCGCTGGACGTGAGCGGGTGGAAGGTGCAGCCGGAAGGCATCCTCTTCCCCCGCCCGGAAGCCGTCGCGGCCGCGTAG
- a CDS encoding DUF2809 domain-containing protein, whose translation MPDQRPRSRLLYLLLTLATISLGLAARQMRASLPSFINPYLGDVLWAAMVFFLIAALRPAASTRWIAIAAAAFSLTIELSQLYHAPWIDGIRHTRLGGLVLGFGFLWSDLVCYAAGILLAAAADRALATRRRRS comes from the coding sequence ATGCCCGACCAGCGTCCGCGATCCCGTCTGCTGTATCTGCTGCTCACGCTCGCGACGATCAGCCTGGGCCTTGCGGCGAGGCAGATGCGCGCGTCGCTGCCGTCGTTCATCAACCCGTACCTGGGCGACGTGCTGTGGGCGGCGATGGTGTTCTTTCTGATTGCGGCACTGAGACCGGCGGCATCCACGCGGTGGATCGCGATCGCGGCGGCGGCGTTCTCGCTCACCATTGAACTGAGCCAGCTGTACCACGCGCCTTGGATTGACGGAATCCGCCACACGCGGCTCGGCGGGCTGGTGCTGGGATTCGGGTTTCTGTGGAGCGATCTGGTATGCTATGCCGCCGGAATCCTCCTCGCCGCCGCGGCGGACCGGGCGCTGGCCACGAGACGCCGCCGATCGTGA
- a CDS encoding insulinase family protein, producing the protein MLNLLLALGLAVADSVPPPRPAAMPAVVVHRQPALPIVALRLSVLADDPPGYAGAGHLMQHLHLPRLEDRVARVGGRVQAERTSDAVVYTVVGPASELAYLAEALQATLAAPTPATPELLSAMAALNEERGSEREVAASYIRGALRARLFPQDLSAAGTETSAARLAVARLEDVWGAMYRPDRVSIVAVGDVQIDEVRRAFRDVTAGSPQPLEAFADTVRALAADTPQATRGWLARGWNASELDPAAVTVTTRLIRTQLRRRMTRSSVDVEHWWTHDGQAVALVLATPDSLVPVARRSADAALATVAAAVDDAAVRDAAAGVRREMLFFARTPERMAEVLGAFGDRGLPADAPQRFFAAVEQVTADDVRAVLAALRAQDVVAVDVPAQRLRRGT; encoded by the coding sequence ATGTTGAACTTGCTACTCGCGCTGGGGCTGGCCGTGGCCGACAGCGTTCCGCCGCCGCGCCCGGCCGCCATGCCGGCCGTGGTCGTTCACCGCCAGCCCGCGCTGCCCATCGTGGCGCTGCGGCTGTCGGTGCTGGCCGATGATCCGCCCGGGTACGCCGGCGCCGGGCACCTGATGCAGCACCTGCACCTGCCGCGTCTGGAAGACCGCGTCGCGCGCGTGGGCGGCCGCGTGCAGGCCGAGCGCACCTCCGACGCCGTGGTCTACACCGTCGTGGGCCCCGCATCGGAGCTGGCCTACCTGGCCGAGGCGCTGCAGGCCACGCTCGCCGCGCCCACGCCCGCCACGCCGGAGCTGCTGTCCGCCATGGCCGCGCTGAACGAGGAGCGCGGCTCCGAACGCGAGGTGGCGGCCAGCTACATCCGCGGCGCGCTGCGGGCCCGGCTCTTTCCGCAGGACCTGTCGGCGGCGGGGACGGAAACGTCCGCCGCGCGGCTGGCGGTGGCGCGGCTGGAGGACGTGTGGGGGGCCATGTACCGGCCCGACCGCGTGTCCATCGTGGCCGTGGGAGACGTGCAGATCGATGAGGTGCGCCGCGCATTCCGCGACGTGACCGCGGGCTCCCCGCAGCCGCTGGAGGCCTTTGCCGACACCGTGCGCGCGCTTGCCGCGGATACGCCGCAGGCCACGCGCGGGTGGCTGGCGCGGGGATGGAACGCGTCGGAGCTGGATCCCGCGGCGGTGACCGTCACCACGCGGCTGATCCGCACGCAGCTGCGGCGCCGCATGACGCGCTCGTCGGTGGACGTGGAGCACTGGTGGACGCACGACGGTCAGGCCGTGGCGCTCGTGCTCGCCACGCCGGATTCTCTGGTTCCCGTCGCGCGGCGCAGCGCGGACGCGGCGCTGGCCACGGTGGCCGCCGCGGTGGACGACGCCGCCGTGCGCGACGCCGCCGCGGGCGTGCGGCGCGAGATGCTGTTCTTTGCCCGCACGCCGGAGCGCATGGCCGAGGTGCTGGGCGCGTTCGGCGACCGCGGGCTGCCGGCGGACGCGCCGCAGCGGTTCTTTGCCGCGGTGGAGCAGGTGACGGCGGATGACGTACGCGCCGTGCTGGCCGCCCTGCGCGCGCAGGACGTGGTGGCGGTGGACGTTCCCGCCCAGCGGCTGCGGAGGGGAACGTGA
- a CDS encoding addiction module protein, which produces MTDSPNPEYNPLALSPEERRQLAQAFSARMDEEDGAASDDRAWKEELLRRVTEMRNGTAETMSADEAFAQAQRMFGEGGAPSAAPAAEAPEDVEAAWAEEIRARMADYMAGRTPASSADEVFAKLRAHRGSGSS; this is translated from the coding sequence ATGACAGACTCTCCGAATCCCGAGTACAATCCCCTGGCGCTCTCGCCAGAAGAGAGGCGGCAGCTTGCGCAGGCATTTTCCGCCCGCATGGACGAGGAGGACGGCGCCGCGTCCGACGACCGCGCATGGAAGGAAGAACTGCTGCGCCGCGTGACCGAGATGCGCAACGGAACGGCGGAAACCATGAGCGCGGACGAGGCATTCGCTCAGGCGCAGAGGATGTTCGGGGAGGGCGGGGCGCCGTCCGCGGCACCGGCGGCCGAGGCTCCGGAAGATGTGGAGGCGGCGTGGGCGGAGGAGATCCGCGCGCGGATGGCGGACTACATGGCCGGACGCACGCCGGCATCGTCCGCGGATGAGGTGTTCGCCAAGCTGCGCGCACACCGCGGGTCCGGTTCCTCGTAG
- a CDS encoding nuclear transport factor 2 family protein has translation MRIRTLIAAAFAALACALPATAQTTPEQEVRAVVDRMFNGMRAGDSTAVRAVFHPQARLQSVVARGDSVAVMTEPVDGFVQAVGAPHEQVWDERISNVEIRVDGEMATAWMNYAFHLGDRFSHCGVNAFQFVRTARGWQVVQIIDTRRRQCGTAAI, from the coding sequence ATGCGCATCCGCACCCTGATCGCCGCCGCCTTTGCCGCGCTCGCCTGCGCGCTTCCCGCCACCGCGCAGACCACACCGGAGCAGGAGGTCCGCGCCGTGGTGGACCGCATGTTCAACGGCATGCGCGCGGGCGACAGCACCGCCGTGCGCGCCGTCTTCCATCCGCAGGCGCGGCTGCAGAGCGTGGTGGCGCGCGGCGACAGCGTGGCCGTGATGACGGAGCCGGTCGACGGCTTCGTGCAGGCCGTGGGCGCGCCGCACGAGCAGGTGTGGGACGAGCGCATCTCCAACGTGGAAATCCGCGTGGACGGCGAGATGGCGACCGCGTGGATGAACTACGCCTTTCATCTCGGAGACCGCTTCAGCCACTGCGGCGTGAACGCCTTTCAGTTCGTGCGCACGGCTCGGGGCTGGCAGGTCGTTCAGATCATCGACACGCGCCGCCGCCAGTGCGGCACCGCGGCCATCTGA
- a CDS encoding M16 family metallopeptidase: MRRTWFVLMMIAAAAPAAAQTRVIVRPEPGTPVVAAEVLIAVGPADEAAGKEGITYLTARSVTAPILPILDSLEARLTVEQQKDAVSFTVIAAPDTWEEATRTLLVALFRDPVDSVATVRQRTATAAELAAREGSPADALAREVDKAVFGEDHPWGHPAVGTAASVRRLRPSEVDAFLRSGFTADRAVVAIVGPVERGAGEALAAFMEPGPLRTTEIDAPSPATEPVRQTYQAITAWVSATYPFTADADEEAIRLLSRLALERVSFGVQRPQVYDARAEVVRHAGGGELRMDLVVPPNEAEEWAGRLAQAVSAYAEEPLSGPIFADRLRRFRGERLLELESPEARARTLARRTMLGLPTTTISDADALTPDRLRAAARAMGDPVVVYLGPFVEEESGG; the protein is encoded by the coding sequence ATGCGCCGCACGTGGTTCGTGTTGATGATGATCGCCGCCGCGGCCCCCGCGGCGGCGCAGACGCGCGTGATCGTGCGGCCGGAGCCGGGCACGCCCGTGGTGGCGGCGGAGGTGCTGATCGCCGTGGGCCCCGCCGACGAGGCGGCGGGCAAAGAGGGGATCACCTACCTGACCGCGCGCAGCGTCACCGCGCCCATCCTCCCCATTCTGGACTCGCTGGAGGCGCGGCTTACGGTGGAGCAGCAGAAGGACGCCGTCTCCTTTACCGTCATCGCCGCGCCCGACACCTGGGAGGAAGCGACGCGCACGCTGCTGGTGGCGCTCTTTCGCGATCCGGTGGACAGCGTGGCCACCGTCCGCCAGCGCACGGCCACCGCGGCGGAACTGGCCGCGCGCGAGGGGAGCCCCGCGGACGCGCTGGCCCGCGAGGTCGATAAGGCCGTGTTCGGCGAAGATCATCCGTGGGGACACCCGGCCGTGGGCACCGCCGCGTCCGTCCGCCGCCTGCGCCCCAGCGAGGTAGACGCCTTTCTGCGCAGCGGATTCACGGCGGACCGCGCGGTGGTCGCCATCGTGGGCCCGGTGGAGCGCGGCGCGGGCGAGGCACTGGCCGCGTTCATGGAGCCCGGGCCGCTGCGGACGACGGAGATCGACGCGCCTTCGCCGGCCACGGAGCCGGTCCGCCAGACGTATCAGGCGATCACGGCGTGGGTGTCCGCGACGTATCCCTTCACCGCGGACGCGGATGAGGAGGCCATCCGCCTGCTGAGCCGGCTGGCGCTGGAGCGGGTGTCGTTCGGCGTGCAGCGCCCGCAGGTGTACGACGCGCGCGCGGAGGTGGTGCGCCACGCGGGCGGCGGGGAACTGCGGATGGATCTGGTGGTGCCGCCCAACGAGGCGGAGGAATGGGCCGGCCGGCTGGCCCAGGCGGTGTCCGCCTACGCGGAGGAGCCGCTGTCCGGACCCATCTTTGCCGACCGGCTGCGGCGCTTTCGCGGCGAGCGGCTGCTGGAGCTGGAATCGCCCGAGGCGCGCGCGCGCACCCTGGCGCGCCGCACCATGCTCGGCCTGCCCACCACCACGATCAGCGACGCCGACGCGCTCACCCCGGACCGCCTGCGCGCCGCTGCCCGCGCCATGGGCGACCCCGTGGTCGTGTACCTGGGCCCGTTCGTGGAAGAAGAGTCGGGCGGCTGA
- a CDS encoding type II toxin-antitoxin system VapC family toxin: MLLDSNIVIYASKPEHSALRAFIAEHDPAVSVVTRIEVLGFHALGSDERLLLERFFQAADVLPLTDSIAQIAILLRQQRKMSLGDSIIAATALAHQRVLVTRNVSDFRWVDGLQLTDPFSART, encoded by the coding sequence ATGCTGCTGGACAGCAACATCGTTATCTACGCATCAAAGCCAGAGCACTCGGCGCTTCGTGCGTTCATCGCGGAACATGATCCCGCGGTATCGGTGGTCACCAGAATCGAGGTGCTGGGTTTTCACGCCCTTGGTTCTGATGAACGCCTCCTCCTCGAGCGGTTCTTTCAGGCAGCCGACGTTCTCCCTCTCACCGACTCCATCGCTCAAATCGCCATTCTGCTACGCCAGCAGCGCAAGATGAGTCTTGGGGACAGCATCATCGCGGCAACCGCGCTTGCACATCAGCGGGTGCTGGTTACGCGGAACGTGTCGGACTTCCGATGGGTTGATGGCCTGCAGTTGACGGATCCCTTCTCTGCCCGGACCTGA
- a CDS encoding addiction module protein: MNLSPQQVQDEALAMSPGHRLHLMLILSASLDDEEDDELLDDPEWPAELARHIARAEAEMAEARAAAMADAAQSDQAASGDAETEEALEAERAWAEEIRTRVDDYRSGRVQLVPSDEVFTRLRDQLT; the protein is encoded by the coding sequence ATGAATCTTTCCCCACAGCAGGTCCAGGACGAGGCGCTAGCCATGTCTCCCGGTCATCGCCTGCACCTCATGCTCATCCTGTCCGCCAGTCTGGATGATGAGGAGGACGACGAGCTTCTGGACGATCCCGAGTGGCCGGCGGAACTCGCACGGCACATCGCGCGGGCCGAGGCAGAGATGGCGGAAGCCCGTGCGGCCGCGATGGCGGATGCCGCGCAGAGCGATCAGGCCGCTTCCGGCGATGCAGAGACAGAAGAAGCTCTGGAAGCTGAGCGAGCCTGGGCGGAGGAGATCCGCACCCGTGTGGATGATTATCGTTCGGGGCGAGTTCAGCTTGTGCCGTCCGATGAAGTATTCACCCGGCTTCGGGATCAGTTGACGTGA
- a CDS encoding nucleotidyltransferase domain-containing protein, giving the protein MTRDAGQMPEELERAQRFAWDMESLYGDDLVSVVLYGSAARGEYRRGASDLNVMVLVRELTPAALRRAGQRARDWVAQGNPTPLMLSHDEWLRSADVFAIEVADMREAYHVLAGADPFAGITVDPADLRLQCEKELKGKQILLREQYLLFAGEPAELGGLLVRSFSTFLVLFRTVLRLSGEAGVRDAEEVVLKVAARAGFNPGALLEVHRARASGQPPRPTADSPLAVGYLDAVDRVVTYVDRLVREGGAQA; this is encoded by the coding sequence GTGACGCGAGACGCGGGACAGATGCCGGAAGAGCTGGAGCGGGCGCAGCGCTTTGCCTGGGACATGGAGTCGCTGTACGGCGACGATCTGGTAAGCGTGGTGCTGTACGGCTCGGCCGCGCGGGGCGAGTACCGCCGCGGCGCCTCGGACCTCAACGTGATGGTGCTGGTGAGGGAGCTGACCCCCGCGGCGCTGCGCCGGGCCGGGCAGCGCGCGCGCGACTGGGTGGCGCAGGGCAATCCCACGCCGCTCATGCTGTCGCACGACGAGTGGCTGCGCTCGGCGGACGTGTTCGCCATCGAGGTGGCGGACATGCGCGAGGCGTATCACGTGCTGGCCGGCGCGGACCCGTTCGCCGGGATCACGGTGGACCCGGCGGACCTGCGCCTGCAGTGCGAAAAGGAGTTGAAGGGCAAGCAGATTCTGCTGCGGGAACAGTACCTGCTTTTCGCCGGGGAGCCGGCGGAGCTGGGCGGGCTGCTGGTCCGTTCGTTTTCCACCTTTCTGGTGCTGTTCCGCACCGTGCTTCGCCTGAGCGGCGAGGCCGGCGTGCGCGACGCCGAAGAGGTGGTGCTGAAGGTGGCGGCCCGGGCGGGGTTCAACCCGGGGGCGCTGCTGGAGGTGCACCGCGCGCGGGCCTCGGGCCAGCCTCCACGGCCCACGGCGGACTCGCCGCTGGCCGTGGGGTACCTGGACGCTGTGGACCGCGTGGTGACCTACGTGGACCGCCTGGTGCGCGAGGGAGGCGCACAGGCATGA
- a CDS encoding M23 family metallopeptidase — protein sequence MPHSRWTLMLVPHDNERVRSFQVSSRSIRNVAGAALVAATLMGTFSIAFFVKQSHHVQNASLRQENHLLATEVDQMRRQMEALDRSIAALTEKDEQVRVVAGLPEIDADVRKAGVGGPGFGDRATAALAKLNPRVGRKVEATSEDLGGLVRRAALLRSSMDEAMTQIQRNQQRMASTPTILPTNGHLSSLFSSGRYHPVLRITRPHKGIDIAARIGQPILAPARGRVVFAGNRSNGYGNMVEIDHGYGYITRYAHASRLRVHTGESVERGQLIADVGNTGLTSGPHLHYEVEVNGQQVDPMNFVIGDALP from the coding sequence ATGCCGCATTCCCGCTGGACGCTGATGCTGGTGCCGCACGACAACGAACGGGTCCGCTCGTTCCAGGTGTCGAGCCGCAGCATCCGCAACGTCGCCGGGGCCGCCCTCGTGGCCGCCACCCTGATGGGCACCTTCTCCATCGCCTTCTTCGTCAAGCAGTCGCACCACGTACAGAACGCCAGCCTCCGGCAGGAAAACCACCTGCTGGCCACCGAGGTGGACCAGATGCGGCGGCAGATGGAAGCGCTGGACCGCTCCATCGCCGCGCTGACGGAAAAGGACGAGCAGGTGCGCGTCGTGGCCGGGCTGCCGGAGATCGACGCGGATGTTCGCAAGGCCGGCGTGGGCGGGCCCGGGTTCGGGGACCGCGCGACGGCGGCGCTGGCCAAGCTGAACCCGCGCGTGGGCCGCAAGGTCGAGGCGACGTCCGAGGATCTGGGCGGGCTGGTGCGCCGCGCCGCGCTGCTGCGCAGCAGCATGGACGAGGCGATGACGCAGATTCAGCGCAACCAGCAGCGCATGGCCAGCACGCCCACCATCCTTCCCACCAACGGCCACCTCTCGTCGCTCTTCAGCAGCGGCCGCTACCACCCGGTTCTCCGCATCACCCGCCCTCACAAGGGCATCGACATCGCCGCGCGCATCGGGCAGCCGATTCTGGCGCCCGCCCGCGGCCGCGTCGTCTTTGCCGGCAACCGCAGCAACGGCTACGGCAACATGGTGGAGATCGACCACGGGTACGGCTACATCACCCGCTACGCACACGCTTCGCGTCTGCGGGTGCACACCGGCGAGTCGGTGGAGCGCGGGCAGCTGATCGCCGACGTGGGCAACACCGGGCTCACCAGCGGGCCGCACCTGCACTACGAAGTGGAAGTGAACGGCCAGCAGGTGGACCCCATGAACTTCGTGATCGGCGACGCGCTTCCCTGA
- a CDS encoding regulatory iron-sulfur-containing complex subunit RicT produces MRDKVEVPVGLELPVFQPLPSAEGQTFLVEVGFKGMRKGFFTCTDPSVRVNDWVMVEVERGRDVGRVVSLGGVAQKKCGDGPVSFPILRPAEEDEVRQVYVLRADEERVRRGTREMVQQHGLHMKVSDAEWQWDRNKLTIFFTAERRVDFRQLVRELARTFRTRIELKQIGVRDEAAQLGGVGRCGRALCCSTWLREIKPISLQLAKDQSLSLNPQQISGTCGRLMCCLTYEHDAYLQARKRFPREGKTIRTTVGNERVIAIDIWRMQVTLQDDNRQRRTIDLEQLKAETVVQPATTPARADRPPLPSLPNPAQSQRPPRRPRRPMEPKPE; encoded by the coding sequence GTGCGCGATAAAGTGGAGGTACCCGTGGGACTGGAGCTTCCCGTGTTCCAGCCCCTTCCGTCGGCCGAAGGGCAGACCTTTCTGGTGGAGGTCGGCTTCAAGGGGATGAGGAAGGGCTTTTTTACCTGCACCGATCCGTCGGTGCGGGTGAATGACTGGGTGATGGTGGAGGTGGAGCGCGGCCGCGACGTGGGCCGCGTGGTGTCGCTGGGCGGCGTGGCGCAGAAGAAGTGCGGCGACGGCCCCGTGTCGTTCCCCATCCTGCGCCCCGCCGAGGAGGACGAGGTGCGGCAGGTGTACGTGCTTCGCGCCGACGAAGAGCGGGTCCGCCGCGGCACGCGCGAGATGGTGCAGCAGCACGGCCTGCACATGAAGGTGAGCGACGCCGAGTGGCAGTGGGACCGCAACAAGCTCACGATCTTCTTTACCGCCGAGCGGCGGGTGGACTTCCGCCAGCTCGTCCGCGAGCTGGCGCGCACGTTCCGCACGCGCATCGAACTGAAGCAGATCGGCGTACGTGACGAGGCGGCGCAGCTGGGCGGCGTGGGCCGGTGCGGCCGCGCCCTCTGCTGCAGCACCTGGCTGCGCGAGATCAAGCCGATCTCGCTGCAGCTGGCCAAAGACCAGAGCCTGTCGCTGAACCCGCAGCAGATCAGCGGCACCTGCGGCCGGCTGATGTGCTGCCTGACGTACGAGCACGATGCCTACCTGCAGGCGCGCAAGCGCTTTCCCCGCGAAGGAAAGACGATCCGCACCACGGTGGGCAACGAGCGGGTGATCGCCATCGACATCTGGCGCATGCAGGTGACGCTGCAGGACGACAACCGGCAGCGCCGCACCATCGACCTGGAGCAGCTCAAGGCCGAAACCGTGGTGCAGCCGGCCACGACCCCGGCGCGCGCGGACCGTCCGCCGCTGCCCAGCCTTCCCAACCCGGCGCAGAGCCAGCGGCCACCCCGCCGCCCGCGCCGCCCAATGGAGCCGAAGCCCGAGTGA
- a CDS encoding VOC family protein: MLRLNHANLPVPDVPALRDFFIRHFDFRLVGTRPSDAFVVMEGADGFRLNLIRTREGDPSYPRDFHVGFLVDDPRIVRDKHAELTAAGIHAGEVEELTRGGESSVTFYCHAPNGILLEVGAVLR; this comes from the coding sequence ATGCTGCGGCTGAACCACGCCAACCTCCCCGTTCCCGACGTTCCCGCGCTTCGCGACTTCTTCATCCGCCACTTCGATTTCCGCCTCGTGGGCACGCGGCCGTCGGACGCGTTCGTGGTCATGGAGGGCGCGGATGGATTTCGCCTGAACCTGATCCGCACCCGCGAAGGCGACCCGTCGTACCCTCGGGACTTCCACGTCGGCTTTCTGGTGGATGATCCACGGATCGTCCGCGACAAGCACGCGGAACTGACCGCCGCCGGCATCCACGCCGGCGAGGTGGAGGAACTGACGCGCGGCGGTGAATCGTCCGTCACCTTCTACTGCCACGCGCCCAACGGCATTCTGCTGGAAGTCGGCGCCGTTCTGCGCTGA